TTCCCGAAAGCCTCCTAATTGCCGGGGGCGGTGTAATCGGTTGTGAATTTGCAGGGATTTATGCTGAATTTGGTGCCAGTGTAACCCTGGTAGAAGCCCAGCCTACGATTCTTCCCTTTGTAGAGGATGAGTTAGCCAGGAAGTTGCAGGGAGTGCTCCGGCAGCGGGGGATTATCCTGCGAACGAAGACCAAAATTAAGGGGGTTAAAAGGGAAGGGGTCCGAGCCAAGGTGTACCTGGAAGACGGCACCGAAATAGATGCCGAAAAAGTGCTGGTGGCAGTGGGCCGCGTTCTCAACACCCGGGACCTGGGATTAGAAGAGTGCGGGGTAGCACTTGGGTCGCGGGGCGAGATTCTCGTTAACGAAAAAATGGAAACCTCAGTCCCGGGCATTTATGCGGCAGGAGATGTAACCGGAAAAGCACTGCTTGCCCATGTGGCAACATGCCAGGGCCTTGTTGCCGCGGCTAACGCTCTCGGGGAAAAGCAGGAAATGAATTACCGCGCGGTTCCCAACGCTATTTTTACTTTTCCGGAGATCGGGAGCGTAGGCCTTACTTCGCAAGAGGCGAAGGCTCGGGGAGTTCCCCTTAAGACAGGTAAATTTCCTTTCCTGGCCAACGGCAAAGCGTTGTGCGAGGGGGAGGCGGACGGTTTTGTAAAAGTCCTGGCGGAAGATGGAACGGGTCAGATTTTAGGTGTCCATATCATCGGCCCGCACGCCACTGAGTTGATTGCTGAGGGTACGCTTGCCGTGCGCTGGGGATTAACCCTGGAACACTTTACGGAAACGATTCATGCTCATCCTACGCTGGCCGAGGCGCTGAAAGAGGCTGCCGAGGTTGCGGTGGGCCTGGGCCTGCATGTCTAGCCGGGGAAGGGTACTTGCCGTTCGCTGGTTAGGGCGGCGGGGCTACGAGCAGGTATACCTGCTTCAAAAGGAATTAGTCGAGGCAAGAATTCGCCAGGAGATTCCGGATACCTTAATACTGGTAGAGCATTTTCCCGTCTTTACGCTGGGAAGGGGTGCGCGAGACGAGCAGTTTCGCGTCCCGGTCCGGCAGATAGAGGCGCTGGGGCTTAAAATTATCCCGGTGGACCGGGGGGGTCAGGTGACGTACCACGGGCCGGGACAACTGGTTGGTTACCCGATTTTTGACCTCACCCGGCACCGCCAAGATTTGCACTGGACGCTCTGGGCACTGGAAGAGATTTTAATCCGCTTCTTAAAAGATTTCGGGATCGCGGGAGAAAGGCGCAAAGACTACCCCGGGGTCTGGGTGGGAGAAAAAAAGATTGCGGCAATCGGCATCGGGGTCCGGCGGTGGGTGACCTATCATGGATTTGCCTTAAATATTAACTCTGACCTGAACTATTTCCGGCTCATTTATCCTTGCGGAATTCGCGACCAGGGGGTAACTTCTCTTGCCGAAATTTTGGGAGAGAGGGTCGAGATCACCGGTGACCTCCTTGAGAAAGTTGTTTTTTATACCGGTGAAGTGTTTCAGCTTGAGGGGGAAATTCTTTCAGATGAACCCCGGATATCCGGAGTGGCTCAAGAAAAAATTCATAAACAGTCCTCATGTAGATGAAATGAGGGCGCTCCTGCTAAAAACAAACGTCCGTACCATCTGTCAGGGAGCGCGCTGTCCCAACTTGAATGAATGCTTCAGCCGGCGAACCGCCACTTTTATGATCCTGGGCGGTCGCTGCACGCGAAGCTGTCGCTTCTGCGCCGTTGGCAGGGGAAACCCGGGAGCTGTCGATGCGGAAGAACCCTACCGGATTGCCGAGGCCGTGGCCGTGCTGGAACTGCGCCATGTGGTAATTACCTCAGTGACGCGGGATGACCTGGCGGATGGGGGAGCGGGCCAGTTTGCCCTGACAATTAAAGCAATTAAAAAGAAGGTAAAAGGTGCCACCGTTGAGGTGTTAACCCCCGATTTTCAGGGTTCACAGGCTGCCTTAGAAAAAGTACTGGCTGCGGAACCCGATGTTTTCAATCATAACGTCGAGACTGTCCCCCGCCTCTACCCGGAGATCAGGCCGGAGGCTTCGTATTTTCG
The nucleotide sequence above comes from Bacillota bacterium. Encoded proteins:
- the lpdA gene encoding dihydrolipoyl dehydrogenase; this translates as MDYQVIVIGAGPGGYPAAIRAAQLGARVCLIEAGQPGGTCLNRGCIPTKALVASALLIKQLRGAGEFGVEASEVILNLQKIKERQQGIVSRLRQGIRYLLEKHKIDFIEGKGRLLGQGRVEVRLNGGPAKVITGNKIIIAAGSDPMLPPALSYDGEVVISSTEMLQLDAVPESLLIAGGGVIGCEFAGIYAEFGASVTLVEAQPTILPFVEDELARKLQGVLRQRGIILRTKTKIKGVKREGVRAKVYLEDGTEIDAEKVLVAVGRVLNTRDLGLEECGVALGSRGEILVNEKMETSVPGIYAAGDVTGKALLAHVATCQGLVAAANALGEKQEMNYRAVPNAIFTFPEIGSVGLTSQEAKARGVPLKTGKFPFLANGKALCEGEADGFVKVLAEDGTGQILGVHIIGPHATELIAEGTLAVRWGLTLEHFTETIHAHPTLAEALKEAAEVAVGLGLHV
- the lipB gene encoding lipoyl(octanoyl) transferase LipB is translated as MRWAWACMSSRGRVLAVRWLGRRGYEQVYLLQKELVEARIRQEIPDTLILVEHFPVFTLGRGARDEQFRVPVRQIEALGLKIIPVDRGGQVTYHGPGQLVGYPIFDLTRHRQDLHWTLWALEEILIRFLKDFGIAGERRKDYPGVWVGEKKIAAIGIGVRRWVTYHGFALNINSDLNYFRLIYPCGIRDQGVTSLAEILGERVEITGDLLEKVVFYTGEVFQLEGEILSDEPRISGVAQEKIHKQSSCR
- the lipA gene encoding lipoyl synthase, which produces MNPGYPEWLKKKFINSPHVDEMRALLLKTNVRTICQGARCPNLNECFSRRTATFMILGGRCTRSCRFCAVGRGNPGAVDAEEPYRIAEAVAVLELRHVVITSVTRDDLADGGAGQFALTIKAIKKKVKGATVEVLTPDFQGSQAALEKVLAAEPDVFNHNVETVPRLYPEIRPEASYFRSLSLLKRARASNKNLVTKSGLMVGLGETREEVWALLGDLKDVGCDVVTIGQYLRPSPRQVPVKEYVLPEVFSLYRTWGAKQGFRAVQAGPFIRSSYRARETFTACFTGSRKDL